The Micropterus dolomieu isolate WLL.071019.BEF.003 ecotype Adirondacks linkage group LG22, ASM2129224v1, whole genome shotgun sequence genome contains a region encoding:
- the LOC123962289 gene encoding hydrocephalus-inducing protein homolog isoform X3 — MDHTYFQPQPSELVFKDFTPAQTYKLHLSLRNIDKVPRRVKLEQQDSPHFHAVGREGAGQKDYRHRLVFVTEKERLEVPVCAIGPRAILDVRDELHLPVCLVKASTERTTLVRNIGNNKAMFQLHTQSPFSVMPSCGALDVGDSMQVTVDFSPMTVGDYSQDLLLHYHTGEDVYIRLYGTCEELNIHLEPDSVLLKKTYISLANLHTVCLTNRGDIPLQYYWTTWPCLREEALNLLKESSVPQQEEEEKERLIFQCESNPTAIRHLPLLSSALQERRSQAVKGYCLELPHSCFTVEPAEGEIWPKMTAQFLIVFKPEEAKLYQQTIYCDVTGCASRLPLTIKGEGLGPELQLSYNLMNMKNKVFIGAKSCYEVLVSNRGLIDAPFRLSSPDTPFGRCFSFSPEEGVIPSGASQIVEITFHSRILGTFSEDLLLTVTGQPQPLILTFRGCVIGPTFHFNVSEFDFGDVAFGFPLTLICTLFNTSLVPMIFALRVLGDGLGSPSVTCAEQASDVSIHNWQNSAARDLHARPVEFTVSPAAGSVCEMSDVTIKVTLCSNTVRGYRLALVVDVEGVGKEIMTLPIIARCVVPDIAVETPLLDFQRCFLNHPYEQQVRLINTSTLPACYIVLDQEDEENSSLMFASSVTRGVILPRSSEQFSVLLKAKAIGRQHHTLRIAVFGSVRPPLEVVLSCVGQGPVVHVQIPQLDFGRIPVLMDITRALHLSNQSPIPAHFTACMSHERSFWRVEPNKGDVPPESHLELRVVAHLKDTLHFQGRLEIAIQDSQTHTVSLSATGTGTTIVSDRPFAPSLDLGTYFSPGSCQYHLKLTNHGQRIHRMHWRTEGFLKKCKNLSGQTILPPLSAARNKDIVGCGSLLSTSREKPVFSLSPSHVELFPGCSIDMVLTGSSDSPKVVQESLVCRGIVGRNEGGNKHIMSVDVTCHFVAPVLTISSKQLNFYIKKAPGKRLLPLYDKLILENVSSLLLSVELSLVEPFSLCEAPGALSSATTKSVVLGDGRQANLWVCFNPVYCWDRVSRVVDECLEVHYHGQQDMVKLHAEVHFPNLHFPSTTVDFGCVLNYTETQRELSITNCSSLPVSYYWAFLDDQEHCTIRETHMLEAQESQKNTEKETKEGWSSSRMVSPACSVALSPRPGADKQSSTQCAVSVQEVFDILPIYGQLQPGSQQLVILSFYGHKNVSREVVVLCCVEEGPTYEIKLRGEASVISYSHDSTHINFGLQLLPDDDEEADEETVGQSTALQEGEQQPDAQQQKDSEQIEKEQEVSPGQPIVIPTMDYIDDEVFEKRLQLQVAYLPLQDITLTGEGVFPRIRLNLPQNLSNECYSDVVEEASTAVEEDRIVEEH; from the exons ATGGATCATACCTATTTCCAGCCCCAGCCATCTGAGCTGGTCTTCAAAGATTTCACACCTGCTCAGACCTACAAATTACATCTCAGCCTCCGGAACATAGACAag GTGCCAAGACGTGTGAAGCTGGAGCAGCAGGACTCACCTCACTTTCATGCAGTCGGTAGAGAGGGTGCAGGTCAAAAG GACTATCGTCACAGACTGGTTTTTGTGACAGAGAAAGAGCGATTAGAGGTCCCAGTCTGTGCCATTGGGCCACGTGCAATTCTTGACGTTCGAGACGAGCTCCATTTACCAGTCTGTCTTGTGAAAGCCTCCACAGAGAGGACTACTCTAGTCCGCAACATAGGAAACAACAAGGCCATGTtccagctacacacacagag CCCTTTCTCAGTAATGCCCTCCTGTGGGGCACTTGATGTAGGTGACAGCATGCAGGTGACTGTGGATTTCAGCCCCATGACCGTAGGAGACTACAGCCAGGACCTGCTTCTGCACTACCACACTG GTGAAGATGTTTACATCAGATTGTATGGGACTTGCGAGGAACTGAACATCCATCTTGAGCCTGACTCTGTCCTGTTGAAGAAGACTTACATTTCCCTGGCCAACCTACACACAGTGTGCCTCACCAACCGAGGTGATATCCCGCTTCAGTACTATTGGACGACATGGCCCTGCCTGCGAGAGGAGGCCCTGAACTTATtgaa GGAGAGCTCAGTGCcccagcaggaggaagaggagaaggaacgGTTGATTTTTCAGTGTGAGTCCAACCCGACAGCAATCCGTCACCTACCACTGCTGTCCAGTGCCCTGCAGGAACGCAGAAGCCAGGCTGTGAAGGGCTACTGCCTGGAGCTACCACACAGCTGCTTTACTGTGGAACCAGCG GAGGGTGAAATATGGCCTAAAATGACAGCACAGTTCCTCATTGTCTTCAAGCCTGAGGAGGCCAAACTGTATCAACAAACAATatattgtgatgtcacag GCTGTGCATCTCGCTTACCTCTCACAATAAAGGGTGAGGGCTTGGGGCCTGAACTCCAGCTCAGCTATAACCTGatgaacatgaaaaacaaagtaTTCATTGGTGCCAAAAGCTGTTATGAG GTGCTGGTGTCCAACAGAGGACTGATCGATGCCCCTTTCAGGCTGTCAAGCCCTGACACCCCTTTCGGCCGCTGTTTCTCCTTTAGTCCTGAGGAGGGTGTTATTCCCTCTGGGGCCAGCCAGATTGTGGAAATCACCTTCCACAGTCGCATCTTAGGAACCTTCTCTGAGGACCTGTTGCTAACTGTCACAGGACAGCCTCAACCACTTATCTTGACCTTCAG AGGTTGTGTTATTGGTCCCACGTTCCACTTCAATGTTTCAGAGTTTGATTTTGGAGATGTAGCCTTTG GTTTCCCGCTAACATTGATTTGTACCCTCTTCAACACCTCCCTGGTGCCTATGATCTTTGCCCTGCGTGTCCTGGGAGACGGGTTGGGTTCTCCCAGTGTGACGTGTGCTGAACAGGCGTCCGATGTGTCCATCCACAATTGGCAAAACAGTGCTGCTAGAGATCTTCACGCGCGGCCTGTGGAGTTCACTGTCAGCCCTGCTGCAGGCTCTGTCTGTGAAATGTCAGATGTCACCATTAAG GTGACGCTGTGCTCCAACACAGTCAGAGGATACAGGCTGGCACTGGTGGTGGATGTTGAGGGTGTTGGGAAGGAGATCATGACTTTGCCTATCATTGCCAG GTGTGTTGTTCCTGATATTGCAGTGGAGACTCCATTGTTGGACTTTCAAAGGTGTTTTCTTAATCATCCCTATGAACAGCAAGTGCGGCTGATCAACACCagcactctgcctgcctgctacaTTGTGCTTGACCAG GAAGACGAGGAGAATTCGTCACTGATGTTTGCCAGTTCCGTAACCAGAGGAGTGATTCTCCCTCGAAGTTCAGAGCAGTTTAGTGTGCTTCTGAAGGCTAAGGCCATTGGAAGGCAGCATCACACTCTACGCATTGCTGTGTTTGGCAGTGTCAGGCCACCGTTG GAGGTGGTCTTGTCATGTGTTGGGCAGGGACCAGTAGTTCATGTTCAGATCCCACAATTGGACTTTGGACGTATCCCGGTTCTGATGGACATTACTAGAGCTCTGCACCTGTCAAACCAGTCACCTATTCCAGCGCACTTTACTGCTTGCATG AGCCACGAAAGATCATTTTGGCGCGTTGAACCCAATAAGGGGGACGTGCCACCAGAGAGCCATCTGGAGCTAAGGGTAGTGGCACACCTGAAGGACACACTTCACTTCCAGGGCCGTTTAGAAATAGCCATCCAGGACAGTCAGACGCACACGGTCTCTTTGTCTGCCACAGGCACTGGCACCACAATTGTCAGTGACAGGCCTTTTGCTCCTAGCCTTGACCTAGGCACATACTTCAG CCCTGGTTCATGCCAGTACCACTTAAAGCTGACCAACCATGGCCAGCGAATTCACCGGATGCACTGGCGAACTGAGGGCTTCTTGAAGAAGTGCAAAAACCTATCTGGGCAAACCATTCTGCCCCCCCTCTCCGCTGCCAGGAACAAGGACATTGTGGGCTGTGGATCTTTGCTCTCCACTAGCAGAGAGAAACCAGTGTTCAGCCTCAGCCCCTCTCATGTGGAGCTTTTCCCAGGCTGCTCCATTGACATGGTGCTTACGGGATCTTCCGACTCCCCAAAG GTTGTACAGGAGAGTCTGGTGTGCCGTGGCATTGTGGGTCGCAATGAAGGCGGTAATAAGCACATCATGTCTGTAGATGTTACCTGTCACTTTGTGGCTCCTGTTCTCACTATTTCTTCCAAGCAGCTGAACTTCTACATAAAGAAG GCCCCAGGAAAGAGACTATTGCCCCTGTATGATAAGCTGATCTTGGAAAATGTGTCATCTCTGCTTCTGTCCGTGGAGCTCTCTCTTGTAGAGCCATTCTCTCTGTGTGAGGCCCCCGGAGCCCTCAGCTCAGCTACTACTAAG TCCGTGGTTTTAGGTGACGGGAGGCAGGCCAATTTGTGGGTATGCTTTAATCCAGTTTACTGTTGGGATCGGGTGTCACGAGTCGTGGATGAG TGCCTTGAGGTACATTACCATGGACAACAAGACATGGTGAAGCTGCATGCTGAGGTCCACTTCCCCAACCTCCACTTCCCCTCCACCACAGTGGATTTTGGCTGTGTGCTCAactacacagagacacagagagaactCTCCATCACCAACTGCTCTTCGCTGCCTGTGTCCTACTACTGGGCTTTCCTGGATGACCAGGAACATTGTACCATCAG AGAGACACATATGCTGGAGGCACAGGAGTCgcagaaaaatacagaaaaggagACTAAAGAAGGTTGGAGCTCCTCTAGAATGGTTTCTCCTGCCTGTTCAGTTGCTCTCAGCCCCAGGCCTGGTGCAGACAAACAGAGCAGCACACAGTGCGCTGTGAGTGTGCAAGAG gTGTTTGATATCTTGCCAATATATGGTCAACTGCAACCCGGGAGCCAACAGCTGGTCATATTGTCTTTCTACGGACATAAAAATGTCAGCAGAGAGGTGGTTGTACTGTGCTGTGTAGAGGAGGGACCAACGTATGAAATCAAACTCAGAGGAGAAGCATCAGTAATCAGCTACAGCCATGACTCTACCCACATCAACTTTGGTCTGCAG CTTCTTCcagatgatgatgaggaggcaGATGAGGAGACAGTGGGACAGAGCACAGCCCTGCAGGAGGGCGAGCAGCAGCCAGATGCACAGCAGCAAAAAGACAGTGAGCAAATTGAGAAAGAACAGGAGGTCAGTCCTGGCCAGCCCATAGTCATCCCCACCATG gattACATTGATGATGAGGTGTTTGAGAAGCGGCTTCAGCTGCAGGTGGCTTACCTGCCACTGCAGGACATCACTCTGACAGGAGAGGGAGTGTTCCCAAGGATCAGGCTGAACTTACCACAAAACCTGT CAAATGAGTGCTACAGTGATGTAGTGGAGGAGGCCAGCACAGCTGTGGAGGAAGATAGAATCGTAGAGGAGCACTGA
- the LOC123962289 gene encoding hydrocephalus-inducing protein homolog isoform X1, giving the protein MDHTYFQPQPSELVFKDFTPAQTYKLHLSLRNIDKVPRRVKLEQQDSPHFHAVGREGAGQKVAPGMSATFFVSFTPTENKDYRHRLVFVTEKERLEVPVCAIGPRAILDVRDELHLPVCLVKASTERTTLVRNIGNNKAMFQLHTQSPFSVMPSCGALDVGDSMQVTVDFSPMTVGDYSQDLLLHYHTGEDVYIRLYGTCEELNIHLEPDSVLLKKTYISLANLHTVCLTNRGDIPLQYYWTTWPCLREEALNLLKESSVPQQEEEEKERLIFQCESNPTAIRHLPLLSSALQERRSQAVKGYCLELPHSCFTVEPAEGEIWPKMTAQFLIVFKPEEAKLYQQTIYCDVTGCASRLPLTIKGEGLGPELQLSYNLMNMKNKVFIGAKSCYEVLVSNRGLIDAPFRLSSPDTPFGRCFSFSPEEGVIPSGASQIVEITFHSRILGTFSEDLLLTVTGQPQPLILTFRGCVIGPTFHFNVSEFDFGDVAFGFPLTLICTLFNTSLVPMIFALRVLGDGLGSPSVTCAEQASDVSIHNWQNSAARDLHARPVEFTVSPAAGSVCEMSDVTIKVTLCSNTVRGYRLALVVDVEGVGKEIMTLPIIARCVVPDIAVETPLLDFQRCFLNHPYEQQVRLINTSTLPACYIVLDQEDEENSSLMFASSVTRGVILPRSSEQFSVLLKAKAIGRQHHTLRIAVFGSVRPPLEVVLSCVGQGPVVHVQIPQLDFGRIPVLMDITRALHLSNQSPIPAHFTACMSHERSFWRVEPNKGDVPPESHLELRVVAHLKDTLHFQGRLEIAIQDSQTHTVSLSATGTGTTIVSDRPFAPSLDLGTYFSPGSCQYHLKLTNHGQRIHRMHWRTEGFLKKCKNLSGQTILPPLSAARNKDIVGCGSLLSTSREKPVFSLSPSHVELFPGCSIDMVLTGSSDSPKVVQESLVCRGIVGRNEGGNKHIMSVDVTCHFVAPVLTISSKQLNFYIKKAPGKRLLPLYDKLILENVSSLLLSVELSLVEPFSLCEAPGALSSATTKSVVLGDGRQANLWVCFNPVYCWDRVSRVVDECLEVHYHGQQDMVKLHAEVHFPNLHFPSTTVDFGCVLNYTETQRELSITNCSSLPVSYYWAFLDDQEHCTIRETHMLEAQESQKNTEKETKEGWSSSRMVSPACSVALSPRPGADKQSSTQCAVSVQEVFDILPIYGQLQPGSQQLVILSFYGHKNVSREVVVLCCVEEGPTYEIKLRGEASVISYSHDSTHINFGLQLLPDDDEEADEETVGQSTALQEGEQQPDAQQQKDSEQIEKEQEVSPGQPIVIPTMDYIDDEVFEKRLQLQVAYLPLQDITLTGEGVFPRIRLNLPQNLSNECYSDVVEEASTAVEEDRIVEEH; this is encoded by the exons ATGGATCATACCTATTTCCAGCCCCAGCCATCTGAGCTGGTCTTCAAAGATTTCACACCTGCTCAGACCTACAAATTACATCTCAGCCTCCGGAACATAGACAag GTGCCAAGACGTGTGAAGCTGGAGCAGCAGGACTCACCTCACTTTCATGCAGTCGGTAGAGAGGGTGCAGGTCAAAAGGTAGCACCCGGAATGAGTGCCACCTTTTTTGTCTCCTTTACACCGACGGAAAACAAG GACTATCGTCACAGACTGGTTTTTGTGACAGAGAAAGAGCGATTAGAGGTCCCAGTCTGTGCCATTGGGCCACGTGCAATTCTTGACGTTCGAGACGAGCTCCATTTACCAGTCTGTCTTGTGAAAGCCTCCACAGAGAGGACTACTCTAGTCCGCAACATAGGAAACAACAAGGCCATGTtccagctacacacacagag CCCTTTCTCAGTAATGCCCTCCTGTGGGGCACTTGATGTAGGTGACAGCATGCAGGTGACTGTGGATTTCAGCCCCATGACCGTAGGAGACTACAGCCAGGACCTGCTTCTGCACTACCACACTG GTGAAGATGTTTACATCAGATTGTATGGGACTTGCGAGGAACTGAACATCCATCTTGAGCCTGACTCTGTCCTGTTGAAGAAGACTTACATTTCCCTGGCCAACCTACACACAGTGTGCCTCACCAACCGAGGTGATATCCCGCTTCAGTACTATTGGACGACATGGCCCTGCCTGCGAGAGGAGGCCCTGAACTTATtgaa GGAGAGCTCAGTGCcccagcaggaggaagaggagaaggaacgGTTGATTTTTCAGTGTGAGTCCAACCCGACAGCAATCCGTCACCTACCACTGCTGTCCAGTGCCCTGCAGGAACGCAGAAGCCAGGCTGTGAAGGGCTACTGCCTGGAGCTACCACACAGCTGCTTTACTGTGGAACCAGCG GAGGGTGAAATATGGCCTAAAATGACAGCACAGTTCCTCATTGTCTTCAAGCCTGAGGAGGCCAAACTGTATCAACAAACAATatattgtgatgtcacag GCTGTGCATCTCGCTTACCTCTCACAATAAAGGGTGAGGGCTTGGGGCCTGAACTCCAGCTCAGCTATAACCTGatgaacatgaaaaacaaagtaTTCATTGGTGCCAAAAGCTGTTATGAG GTGCTGGTGTCCAACAGAGGACTGATCGATGCCCCTTTCAGGCTGTCAAGCCCTGACACCCCTTTCGGCCGCTGTTTCTCCTTTAGTCCTGAGGAGGGTGTTATTCCCTCTGGGGCCAGCCAGATTGTGGAAATCACCTTCCACAGTCGCATCTTAGGAACCTTCTCTGAGGACCTGTTGCTAACTGTCACAGGACAGCCTCAACCACTTATCTTGACCTTCAG AGGTTGTGTTATTGGTCCCACGTTCCACTTCAATGTTTCAGAGTTTGATTTTGGAGATGTAGCCTTTG GTTTCCCGCTAACATTGATTTGTACCCTCTTCAACACCTCCCTGGTGCCTATGATCTTTGCCCTGCGTGTCCTGGGAGACGGGTTGGGTTCTCCCAGTGTGACGTGTGCTGAACAGGCGTCCGATGTGTCCATCCACAATTGGCAAAACAGTGCTGCTAGAGATCTTCACGCGCGGCCTGTGGAGTTCACTGTCAGCCCTGCTGCAGGCTCTGTCTGTGAAATGTCAGATGTCACCATTAAG GTGACGCTGTGCTCCAACACAGTCAGAGGATACAGGCTGGCACTGGTGGTGGATGTTGAGGGTGTTGGGAAGGAGATCATGACTTTGCCTATCATTGCCAG GTGTGTTGTTCCTGATATTGCAGTGGAGACTCCATTGTTGGACTTTCAAAGGTGTTTTCTTAATCATCCCTATGAACAGCAAGTGCGGCTGATCAACACCagcactctgcctgcctgctacaTTGTGCTTGACCAG GAAGACGAGGAGAATTCGTCACTGATGTTTGCCAGTTCCGTAACCAGAGGAGTGATTCTCCCTCGAAGTTCAGAGCAGTTTAGTGTGCTTCTGAAGGCTAAGGCCATTGGAAGGCAGCATCACACTCTACGCATTGCTGTGTTTGGCAGTGTCAGGCCACCGTTG GAGGTGGTCTTGTCATGTGTTGGGCAGGGACCAGTAGTTCATGTTCAGATCCCACAATTGGACTTTGGACGTATCCCGGTTCTGATGGACATTACTAGAGCTCTGCACCTGTCAAACCAGTCACCTATTCCAGCGCACTTTACTGCTTGCATG AGCCACGAAAGATCATTTTGGCGCGTTGAACCCAATAAGGGGGACGTGCCACCAGAGAGCCATCTGGAGCTAAGGGTAGTGGCACACCTGAAGGACACACTTCACTTCCAGGGCCGTTTAGAAATAGCCATCCAGGACAGTCAGACGCACACGGTCTCTTTGTCTGCCACAGGCACTGGCACCACAATTGTCAGTGACAGGCCTTTTGCTCCTAGCCTTGACCTAGGCACATACTTCAG CCCTGGTTCATGCCAGTACCACTTAAAGCTGACCAACCATGGCCAGCGAATTCACCGGATGCACTGGCGAACTGAGGGCTTCTTGAAGAAGTGCAAAAACCTATCTGGGCAAACCATTCTGCCCCCCCTCTCCGCTGCCAGGAACAAGGACATTGTGGGCTGTGGATCTTTGCTCTCCACTAGCAGAGAGAAACCAGTGTTCAGCCTCAGCCCCTCTCATGTGGAGCTTTTCCCAGGCTGCTCCATTGACATGGTGCTTACGGGATCTTCCGACTCCCCAAAG GTTGTACAGGAGAGTCTGGTGTGCCGTGGCATTGTGGGTCGCAATGAAGGCGGTAATAAGCACATCATGTCTGTAGATGTTACCTGTCACTTTGTGGCTCCTGTTCTCACTATTTCTTCCAAGCAGCTGAACTTCTACATAAAGAAG GCCCCAGGAAAGAGACTATTGCCCCTGTATGATAAGCTGATCTTGGAAAATGTGTCATCTCTGCTTCTGTCCGTGGAGCTCTCTCTTGTAGAGCCATTCTCTCTGTGTGAGGCCCCCGGAGCCCTCAGCTCAGCTACTACTAAG TCCGTGGTTTTAGGTGACGGGAGGCAGGCCAATTTGTGGGTATGCTTTAATCCAGTTTACTGTTGGGATCGGGTGTCACGAGTCGTGGATGAG TGCCTTGAGGTACATTACCATGGACAACAAGACATGGTGAAGCTGCATGCTGAGGTCCACTTCCCCAACCTCCACTTCCCCTCCACCACAGTGGATTTTGGCTGTGTGCTCAactacacagagacacagagagaactCTCCATCACCAACTGCTCTTCGCTGCCTGTGTCCTACTACTGGGCTTTCCTGGATGACCAGGAACATTGTACCATCAG AGAGACACATATGCTGGAGGCACAGGAGTCgcagaaaaatacagaaaaggagACTAAAGAAGGTTGGAGCTCCTCTAGAATGGTTTCTCCTGCCTGTTCAGTTGCTCTCAGCCCCAGGCCTGGTGCAGACAAACAGAGCAGCACACAGTGCGCTGTGAGTGTGCAAGAG gTGTTTGATATCTTGCCAATATATGGTCAACTGCAACCCGGGAGCCAACAGCTGGTCATATTGTCTTTCTACGGACATAAAAATGTCAGCAGAGAGGTGGTTGTACTGTGCTGTGTAGAGGAGGGACCAACGTATGAAATCAAACTCAGAGGAGAAGCATCAGTAATCAGCTACAGCCATGACTCTACCCACATCAACTTTGGTCTGCAG CTTCTTCcagatgatgatgaggaggcaGATGAGGAGACAGTGGGACAGAGCACAGCCCTGCAGGAGGGCGAGCAGCAGCCAGATGCACAGCAGCAAAAAGACAGTGAGCAAATTGAGAAAGAACAGGAGGTCAGTCCTGGCCAGCCCATAGTCATCCCCACCATG gattACATTGATGATGAGGTGTTTGAGAAGCGGCTTCAGCTGCAGGTGGCTTACCTGCCACTGCAGGACATCACTCTGACAGGAGAGGGAGTGTTCCCAAGGATCAGGCTGAACTTACCACAAAACCTGT CAAATGAGTGCTACAGTGATGTAGTGGAGGAGGCCAGCACAGCTGTGGAGGAAGATAGAATCGTAGAGGAGCACTGA